The Aspergillus nidulans FGSC A4 chromosome VII nucleotide sequence GCTTGGTCGCTTATAGAATAGTATAGCTTAATTCAtgactgatgatgatgatggttgGCATATTGACGAGTTCGATTGTCCATCACAAGATATATAAAGTCACGGGATTCTTGTGCCACAAACAGTTCACATACCTCTAGGCggctgaggaagacgactCTAGAGAGTGGAAAAAGTACGGGTCCTTGGGTAGAATTGCTACTGCTATTTCTTCGAAGATTCGAAACACCAAAACTGTTTCAGGACGATCCCAGTCCTTCATCAAAACCCCTGTATCTTGTAGAGTATTTATCCCCCACCTTATACCTATCGGGGAAGCTCCGAGAACATACAACTCTTGGAGCCATCACAGAAGAAACACTGTACGCCCAATCGATCACTTCCGGCTAATATGCAGAATTCCCCACAATGGCTGCATCGACAATGTCCCCGTCTCTGTCATAGCAATTGAAATCCTACCTGCCCGCCCTTGCTGGTGCTTTGGCCGCGCTCGATTGCATCGCGCAGTGCATTGTTTGACGTGTAGCCTCCTTGACCAATGCGGCAGTCATCGGCACAGTATTTATTTTgctcctccttgctcttccctCTTCGATTTCAGGACCAATCGTAcctatcttcttcaattccgTTCATATTGAGAATTGTAGATAGTCAACACCATGATCTCCTTTCTCCGCACGCTCACCTTTGGGTTGACGCTATCCTCCGCACTCGCCAAATCGACCAGCAGCACCCTCTACGCAACGCACTACAGCACCTCCTCTATTTATACTCTGACCCTCAAACAGTCCAACAACACGTACAGCCTAGCTGAGGCCTCGTCGCTCAAGACCTGCGGCAGGTATCCGTCTTGGATCACGCTCGATGCCTCCACAAAAACACTCTACTGTTCCGACGAATATGGCTGGCGCAACGCCGGCGGAACGGTTAACGGGTCGTTGACTACGGTCAATGtcggcgaggatggaagTTTGAGCGAGGAAGCTGTGACGGGGACTGCGCCGGGAAGTGGAGTGCATAATATTGTTTACGAGGGTGACGGTGGGGAGAAATATCTTGCCATTGCGCATTAGTGAGTTCTTCCGTtgttctttgcttttttttcttcttctttcattctACGGTAATGAAAGTCGGGCAATCTTTAAACTGAAACGGTTGCTAATATGGAAGTGAAAGCTCTGGCGCTGCGGTCTCAACTTACGCCCTCCCATTGGAAAACGATGCCGACCCGCTACAGGTCTTTGAATTCGAGCTCGACACGCCCGGCGAGGTCCCCGATCGCCAGGAGGCGCCACATCCGCACCAGACCTTCCTTGATCCCACGGGCTCCTTCGTGCTGGTTCCGGATCTCGGCGCAGACCTAATCCGCGTGTTCGCAATCGACAAATCTAACGGGGAGTTGAATGCTTGCCCTAGTCTGAACTACACGCTGGGAGGTGGTCCTCGACATGGGGTCTTCCGGACTGCCTCAGACTCGGAGCTTCGGATTAGAGGACGCGCTCCTGGACCGGAAACCGTGCTCTACGTGACCGGCGAGTTGAACGGCGAAGTTGAAGCCTTTGCGGTCTCGTACCCGAAGAGCGGGTGTCTTTCCTTTGAGCAGATTGATACCGAGATCCCCTATCCCTCGGATCTGCCCGACGGTGCATCACTGTCAGAAATCAGGCTAGTCGAAGATGACCTCTATGTCTCTGTGCGCCTGGACTCTGCATTTGGCGGGGATGACTCCCTTGCAAGGCTGAGTCTCCGCCAGGATGGAAAAGTTGAGTTTGAGGAGATCAGCACGTCGGGTGGTGTGCTGCCGAGGACGTTTGCGATCAACAAGGCTGGTGACTTGGTGGCTGTAGGGAATCAGCTTTCTTCGACAGTGACGATTGTGGAGAGGGATCCTGAAACGGGAGCACTTGGTGAGGTTGTCGCCGAGTTGTTGGTTGGCGAGCCTGGGGAGCCAAACAATCTAGAAGGTTTGAGCAGCATTATCTGGAACGAATGATAGTCAATGGCAATGTCAATGTCAATGGAATGTCGACTGATATGGGTGTGCGGTAAGAAcaatgatatatatatatatatatatcactCAATAAATGCAAGTCTTCTCAGAATCACATCTTTTCAAGGCACTGTCAAATCAACCAAAATGCGGCAAGTCTTGCGCGGTCAACAAggatatcagcaagcaaAATAACACGAAATGTGACAAATACCACCATGGTGCATGTATATTGTTAAATCATAAAAACCAACATGTACGCCTACAAATCCAAAGTCCAGCTTTTTTACAGTCAATCATACCGTTCTCGAGACCGCTGGTTGGTTGGGCCAGCCCTTCCGTTGTCATGTTCGCAATGTCGATGCCTTCGGCCTGCTGAGTGATGCCGTGGAAACATAATTTTTCAGTACCGTAACCCTCTGCCGTAATTCGTTAAGTCCATAAAGCATAAGCGCCCTTCTTAAGGGTGAATGTGTGATGCGTGACTCATTTGATGTCCAGTTGGAATGCTTTCCACTTCCCTCCCACGGTGTGGCAGCGTGGGCAACCACGTGGGTTCGGACTCGGATAGCTTGTCGGGCCGTGTGACATTGCGCTCCCAGGGCTGGATGTCACGTTCTTGAACGTCGCAGGCGGACTGCTCATGAAACTTCCGACGCAATCGCGGCATAC carries:
- a CDS encoding lactonase family protein (transcript_id=CADANIAT00008787), which gives rise to MISFLRTLTFGLTLSSALAKSTSSTLYATHYSTSSIYTLTLKQSNNTYSLAEASSLKTCGRYPSWITLDASTKTLYCSDEYGWRNAGGTVNGSLTTVNVGEDGSLSEEAVTGTAPGSGVHNIVYEGDGGEKYLAIAHYSGAAVSTYALPLENDADPLQVFEFELDTPGEVPDRQEAPHPHQTFLDPTGSFVLVPDLGADLIRVFAIDKSNGELNACPSLNYTLGGGPRHGVFRTASDSELRIRGRAPGPETVLYVTGELNGEVEAFAVSYPKSGCLSFEQIDTEIPYPSDLPDGASLSEIRLVEDDLYVSVRLDSAFGGDDSLARLSLRQDGKVEFEEISTSGGVLPRTFAINKAGDLVAVGNQLSSTVTIVERDPETGALGEVVAELLVGEPGEPNNLEGLSSIIWNE